Below is a genomic region from Pseudarthrobacter sulfonivorans.
TTGGGGCCGGTGCCGCCGTCTTCGTAGCGCAGTTCGTACCCGATGCGGGCAGCCAGCTTTTCCACTGCCTCGTGGAATGAGGTGTGGTCCTGTTTCTGCACAAAGGCGATGACGTCCCCGTCTTCGCCGCACCCGAAGCAGTGGTACCTGCCCACCTGGGGGCGCACGGTGAACGATGGCGACCGTTCGTCGTGGAAGGGGCACAGGCCCTTGTAGGTTCCCAGCCCGGCACCCTTGAGCGTGACGTAGCCGTCAACCACTTCCTTGATGTCCGTGCGCTGGCGTACTTCGTCTATGTCTTCACGTTTGATCAGGCCAGCCACAGAGCCATCCTAGTCCCGGGGTCTGACAGCGAACGCGTCGCTATGGCGTCTGTCACCACAGCGACGGCAGGCTCCCCACGAGCCGTTCGTACATAGCCAGCGCCGAGCCGTCTGTCAGCGACGCCACCTGGTCGATGACCACCCTGAGCCGTGCGCCGTCGTCGGGCGCGTCCCGCCAGTCGGCCGCGAACATTGGCTCCAGGTGGCGGTCGCCCGTGGCGTTCAGGGCGGTGACCAGGGCGTGCAGAACCTCGCGCTGGCGCTCGTAGATGGGCTGGCGGTGTTCGGTGGTCATCACAAACGTGGTGGCCAGGCCCTTCATCACCGCGATCTCCATGACTGTCTCGTCCGGGACCATCAGCTCGGCGCTGTACCGGGTGAGGTTTTCCGGGCCGTAGACGGCACGCGTGGCCTCCAGTGCGCTCTGGCAGAACCGGCCGATCAGCTGGCTGGTCATGTCCTTCAGGGCGGCCATGGATTTCCGGCTGCCGTCGGCCTCGCGGACCCACACGTCGGTGGCTTCCAACCGGGCCAGGGCGGCATCGATCGCGGCGGGGTCGTTGTGCGGGAGGTACCACTGCTTGGCGTAGCCCACAACACGGGCCCGGTGGTCCGGGTTGTCCATCCAGCGCAGCTGGAAGTGCCCGGCCACGATCGCGTCCTCGACGTCGTGCACGGAATAGGAAATGTCGTCGGCCAGGTCCATAACCTGCGCCTCCAGGCACGAGCGGCGTTCCGGCGCACCCTCCCTGATCCAGTTGAAGATGGGCAGATCGTCCTCGTAGGCGCCGAACTTGCTGGTGCGCTGGCCGTGGATGACCGGCGCGTTCAGCGCGGACCAGGGGTATTTCGCCGCCGCGTCCAGGCTGGCCCTTGTGAGGTTCAGGCCGGCCGGGCGCCCGTCGGTGGCCAGGACCTTGGGCTCCAGCCGGGTGAGGAGCCGGAGGGTCTGGGCGTTGCCTTCGAAGCCGCCGATGGCATGTGCCACCTCGTTCAGGGCGGACTCGCCGTTGTGGCCGAAGGGCGGGTGCCCCAGGTCATGGCTCAGGCAGGCGGTGTCCACAACGTCCGGGTCGCAGCCCAGGGCGCGGCCCAGTTCCCGTCCCACCTGGGCAACCTCGAGGCTGTGGGTCAGGCGGGTGCGGACGAAGTCGTCGGTGTCCGGGGCAACTACCTGCGTTTTCGCGCCGAGGCGGCGCAGGGCGGAAGAGTGCAGCACCCGGGCGCGGTCCCGCTCAAAGTCGGAGCGGTAGTTGTTTTTGGGCGGTTCCTCCACCCAGCGG
It encodes:
- a CDS encoding deoxyguanosinetriphosphate triphosphohydrolase: MFPVAETRTTAQALPGYEAHDSARWVEEPPKNNYRSDFERDRARVLHSSALRRLGAKTQVVAPDTDDFVRTRLTHSLEVAQVGRELGRALGCDPDVVDTACLSHDLGHPPFGHNGESALNEVAHAIGGFEGNAQTLRLLTRLEPKVLATDGRPAGLNLTRASLDAAAKYPWSALNAPVIHGQRTSKFGAYEDDLPIFNWIREGAPERRSCLEAQVMDLADDISYSVHDVEDAIVAGHFQLRWMDNPDHRARVVGYAKQWYLPHNDPAAIDAALARLEATDVWVREADGSRKSMAALKDMTSQLIGRFCQSALEATRAVYGPENLTRYSAELMVPDETVMEIAVMKGLATTFVMTTEHRQPIYERQREVLHALVTALNATGDRHLEPMFAADWRDAPDDGARLRVVIDQVASLTDGSALAMYERLVGSLPSLW